The Malus sylvestris chromosome 8, drMalSylv7.2, whole genome shotgun sequence genomic interval TAACATATGTATGAGATtgttccaaaattaacactttaataTGACTGTGACAAAAAAACATGAtgtaataaatattaaaaacgacgaaacatgagagtagtaaactgatatttacccataaaaaaatataaatcatagattCAAATAATTACTGTCACCTGAATAGAGATTAAGAGTGATAAATAATCACCGAACAGcctcttaattaaattacaaaaaataaatacaaacaacaaaaccttatcccactaagtgtgATCGGCTGCATGAATCGTAAAATGCCACTACACTCGTTTTTGAGCCACGTCTTCTGACAAAACATAAATCACTGGAAAATATAAACCAAAACTGATGTAGTGGCCAATCCCACTAAATTTAACTATCCTTCTATTCCTAGCATGAAAAAAGTAGGCGACTAGATTAACATCCTCACAGCAGACTTGATGGCAAGTAGCTCCTCTTCCCCGACTTTCTTCCACGCCCCGCCTATCATGAGATGTCCGTCGACATCTTCTGGTGATAGAACATCCTCACCTTCCGATGTCGCCCTCATCTTCTTAACACATGGGTTATCTAGTAGCTGCATTTCGGAACTAGGTCTCTTGACGCTGCATTGGTTCAACTCCCACAACTCTTTTCTTCCTAGTAATTCAGGAACCTTTTCCGGGACATTGTTAACGTCCAGAACAGGAAGGCAGCCGGAAGGCCCTACAGCTCGAGGCAACATTCCTATTGGACACGGGTTCCATGATTTTGCCAGAACCCATCTGTTAGTGTTTCCGACATCATCATCTGCGGCCTTAACTGCTTTGCTCTTCCTTATGCGACGCTTAATCAGCTCTAGCTTCTCTGCCGCACGACTTATAGattcttcttgcttcttcaaTTGATTAGTTGAGTTTATACGAACAGCTTCTTCTTCAGTACCATCCGAATTTGATGAAACAAACGAAGAGAGTTTGTACAGTTTTCCCACTAGGAAGCTGTCCCCTGTCAGCCGTGCAAGATGGGCGGCAGAATCCATGAGCTTTTTATTAGCAGAAGCTGATACAATAAGACATTTACGTAGGAGTTCCATCAGAATTGCTTTTGAGATAGTTTTTTCTGCTGAAGAAACTTTGATTACTACTGCAGAGTCTTTTTCTTGGCGAGGCTTTAATACTTCGAAATTTCCAACGAGCCAAGTAAACAGAGAAGAGAGGTGTTCAACTTGGAGTATCTCTGCCCCACGGTCTGATGATGCGTGAAACCGTCCTGGACAAATACATAAACTTAGCAACCAAGATAACAGCATTTGGATTAAAAAGCAACCTAATTACCctgtaaaatatattttgaatctATACACAACCTCAGCATAAGAATAGGTCACAGTATTACCCGTCTCATATATCACTGCTTCCTGAGTCTCAATCTTATCAAGAACTGCATTCAGAAGAGCCAGAAGCAACTCCGGTTCCttgtttaaaatttttgttatCACAAGCTTCCACTCATTCATCGAAATAAGTAGTCTTGGGCCAGTTTGGGTGTTTACTGGAAGGTCTGGGGAGTCTGGGGAATTTATAGCCTCCAACAAGAACTCCAACAGTACAGAAACCACCTCTGAGGAGAAGGAGGAATACATCCCAATAAGACTTTTCAATATCCTTGTAAGGTCTTTTTTTGAACCTGGATATGAAGTACCTCAATTAATAACCATACTTACAAAACATCAATGTGTTCAAAAGACATCCTTCAAAAATAAGATGACAGATTGGGATTGCTCTCAACTTGCCCAATCGATGGAGAAATAATGTTTCATTAATCATGGGCATCGGATCAGAATTAAGATGGCCGTGAGCATACTATAAGAGAGAGCAAGTGAGGAACATTTTCTGAACATTTTAATCAACAATACGAATAAGACATGCAAGTATAAAAAGAGAAATATGCAGGTGTAGcactacaaataaaaaatgttaaatcaaacccaaaacaagaCATACAGATGGACTACATGGAGATGTCTCAGTACAGAGAATACATCGTACACAAGATACATGCCGATAATGACTTCTTTACAACAGCTTAGCTATGTAAATTCCATTTCCTAGGAACACAACGTAACAATCAACGGTTTTCTGACCTTCCCATGTGATTGCGAGATAGCTTGCTGATTGAAATACAAACCATGATAATCCATTCCCATTCCATCATAATGTATATtttccaaaacaaacaaaacaataaaaataacagtaaaaaaaactctgaatatgcatttcagcATTGGAGAAAAATACAGATTCGTAATTTTACGTACATTTTATATTCTAACCAGACAAACAGGAAATATCCCCAAGAgacaaaaacatcacaatccCTACAAAATGTAGCTGCAAGTAACATGAAAAGATATATATGGTGCAACGCGTATTTGCTCTCAATCCAAAAGCATTGGAAAAAATTGTATCCGATATATATACCAGAGATTTAGGCACTATTATCAATATAACTTGAAGAAAAGAAATTTCCATACCACGCTTTTTCTTGACTTTTGAAGAATGGGGCTGAGGAGTCTCCTTAACTCTTAAGCAGAAGGCCAATTCATGGAATTTAGACCTAGTTTCATTTCTGATCTCAGCAGTTTCATTACCATGAAAtggaattttcttcttctgagGCTCCCAGTAATAACACTTTAACCAATCAAGGGCCTAAAAACACCAACCATAGATAATGTTTAACTTCTCAAATTTAAAGCAAGTCATCCTCTTCATAACTCGTATATAATCATTGAAGTATTTCAGTaggaaaaaaaaggtaaaaggaACAAATTGTCATAAACTAAAATGAACTTGTAACctttttatcataaaaaataacttaGTAATATCTGGTGATTAAGAGACTAACCATAAAGGGTTTGTTTTCAGAAACAAGTTTAATCTTCCctattcttttcttctctttttgggTCAATTAATCTTTCCCTATTCAAGATCTGAAGGTTCTACCCCACGAAAGTGACTAGAAACATAGAGAGATAATAATATCATTTTGGTACGATCGAAATGCAGAATATGATGTTTTTCCAGCCAAAATAGGCTGGAATAACGTCAAGTGCAGAAAACCTGAAATAAGAATCTAGTCTCATCAGAAAATATTTCCCCTAAGTTTATATGG includes:
- the LOC126632609 gene encoding uncharacterized protein LOC126632609 isoform X2, coding for MEELLGFTEESRDNEELGISSLSSSSSYSYKLVPWLSWDEWLFVEESLFSNSPDFVASALRRISTWRSRGCLPIVIEVTASIIEIQQKDPHFRTAQSNDVSLSEEMLAMLYCMAIMRLVNGVVEKTRKKTEVSIAVAADAIGIPRTLIDIRHEGSHRELPTLVVVRTGSLKALDWLKCYYWEPQKKKIPFHGNETAEIRNETRSKFHELAFCLRVKETPQPHSSKVKKKRGSKKDLTRILKSLIGMYSSFSSEVVSVLLEFLLEAINSPDSPDLPVNTQTGPRLLISMNEWKLVITKILNKEPELLLALLNAVLDKIETQEAVIYETGRFHASSDRGAEILQVEHLSSLFTWLVGNFEVLKPRQEKDSAVVIKVSSAEKTISKAILMELLRKCLIVSASANKKLMDSAAHLARLTGDSFLVGKLYKLSSFVSSNSDGTEEEAVRINSTNQLKKQEESISRAAEKLELIKRRIRKSKAVKAADDDVGNTNRWVLAKSWNPCPIGMLPRAVGPSGCLPVLDVNNVPEKVPELLGRKELWELNQCSVKRPSSEMQLLDNPCVKKMRATSEGEDVLSPEDVDGHLMIGGAWKKVGEEELLAIKSAVRMLI
- the LOC126632609 gene encoding uncharacterized protein LOC126632609 isoform X1 gives rise to the protein MEELLGFTEESRDNEELGISSLSSSSSYSYKLVPWLSWDEWLFVEESLFSNSPDFVASALRRISTWRSRGCLPIVIEVTASIIEIQQKDPHFRKDQSNDALDNCRTAQSNDVSLSEEMLAMLYCMAIMRLVNGVVEKTRKKTEVSIAVAADAIGIPRTLIDIRHEGSHRELPTLVVVRTGSLKALDWLKCYYWEPQKKKIPFHGNETAEIRNETRSKFHELAFCLRVKETPQPHSSKVKKKRGSKKDLTRILKSLIGMYSSFSSEVVSVLLEFLLEAINSPDSPDLPVNTQTGPRLLISMNEWKLVITKILNKEPELLLALLNAVLDKIETQEAVIYETGRFHASSDRGAEILQVEHLSSLFTWLVGNFEVLKPRQEKDSAVVIKVSSAEKTISKAILMELLRKCLIVSASANKKLMDSAAHLARLTGDSFLVGKLYKLSSFVSSNSDGTEEEAVRINSTNQLKKQEESISRAAEKLELIKRRIRKSKAVKAADDDVGNTNRWVLAKSWNPCPIGMLPRAVGPSGCLPVLDVNNVPEKVPELLGRKELWELNQCSVKRPSSEMQLLDNPCVKKMRATSEGEDVLSPEDVDGHLMIGGAWKKVGEEELLAIKSAVRMLI